ATCGTCCCTTGAATGACCGTCAGCTTATTATTGACCTCTTCTCCTATCGAAAAAATGTCATCTCTCAGCTTTTCTTCCTCACTAGTTTCCGGTGGACGTAGTTCATTTATTAATTGTTTTCTTTCGTCTAAGTACTCATTAATTTTTGTAATGTAATCATCCCTAGCTTCTTCAGACGGTAATGGCTGCTGTAAATGATCGTATAGCTCTTTTGTTACACGGTGTACTTCGTGAATAATTGACATTTCCCCGCTCCTCTATCCATAAAAGTACAATCTGTTTATGGCTATTTTAGATTATATCGGTAAAATATCATTAAATATTTACAAGGGAAAACACCTATTTAAGCATCTGCCTAAAGACCTAAAGATACGACTTTCATCCTTTTTAAAAACGGCACTCTGCTATGGCATATGAGTTGCTCACATCGGCATTTGGCCCTCTCCACCCATCGCTTGCATGAGTGATTGCATCTGAGCGTTCGCTTCAGCTACAGCTTGCTCCATCCGTGTAAACTGTGCCCAATATCTTTCTTCAACCTGTTCCATGCGTCTCTCAAAGTGAGAGATTCTATCTGTAACCTAATTAATTTCTCGTCCAATGGCAAATTGCTGATTTGACGACATCTCCGCACGGCCTGCGCGCTCACCAACCATGTCAATTGTATGATTTAACGAGTCCCGAACTCTATGGGCTAAGCCTTGCTCACTATAATCATCACCTTCGGCCGCAAACAAGTGATAAACGCCTTCTGCATCTTCCTCAATAGCTGCTCGTAATACCGATTCATCTACTACGTTAGACTATTTAACACCAATGGCATTCAAACAACAGCCCCTATAATTTTTGTCCAGTTTAGTGTTGACATACCAACCTTCTTAAGTTTTGAGGTGGGGGTTTTACTGCCCCTTAAGAGGGGGATAAAAAGAAAAAAAACAGAAAAAGGCGCGAAGATTCTCGCTTCCTTTTTCTGTTTTCCTTACGACTATCTATCTTGTTTCTTATATCGGTGCACATAACAAATGTTTAGAATAAATTATTATCGTTGAGAAAAGCTCGGTTGTTTTCCTTGCTGTCCACCTTGTACACCATGACCGTGACGGTTTTGTCTATCTATTTTCACAACCTCTTTCCACGTATCACGAAATTCCGTCACAAGCTCTTCTGCATGTTTTAATGCCTCAACGTCATTATCTGTATTGGCCTTTATAAGCTTCGTTAAAATAAAATCGTAGAGCTGCATCATATTTCCCA
The Salipaludibacillus sp. LMS25 DNA segment above includes these coding regions:
- a CDS encoding flagellar protein; protein product: MSIIHEVHRVTKELYDHLQQPLPSEEARDDYITKINEYLDERKQLINELRPPETSEEEKLRDDIFSIGEEVNNKLTVIQGTIRIDINKLKKRKQTGRKYESPYESKTVDGIFFDSKK